In Deltaproteobacteria bacterium, the sequence GGTGAAACTTCCTGACGAGAATCCTTCCATCGGCATTATTTTATGCAAAGGCAAAAGCCGGACAATTGTTGAGTATGCACTAAGGGACACGAAAAAACCGATAGGCATATCAACATACAAACTGACAGAGAAACTGCCTCGTGAACTCAAAAAATATCTGCCGTCTCCTGAAGAGATGATAGAAAGAATAAAGCATCTAAAATGAAATATGTTCAGAACTTCCGGCAATGATAAAAGAGACGCTTCTTTTTATCTGCGATTGTGTCAACATATGGGGGCAGACATTAAAAACCATTCTGCTCTTGCGGGCAAGCGGCAGAACAGTGGATTGAAAATATTATTGCAGAGTATCAGCAGAAATAATGATATGATTTTTTAACTATGCTTACCTATCTCTTTAAAAGACTCCTTGAAATGATTCCCACCCTCATAGGGATTACCCTGCTCTCGTTTTTTATTATCCATCTTGCGCCGGGAAAGCCGACTGATATTATGGCGGATTTGAATCCGAAGATTACTCCAGAGGCAAGGGAAAGGCTTGAGAAATATTATGGCTTGGATAAGCCTGTCATTGTCCAATACGGCATATGGCTTAAAAGGCTCGTTAAACTTGATTTTGGAGAGTCATTCTCTGCTGACAAAAGACCTGTATGGGATAAAATCAAAGAGAGGCTTCCGATAACAATTCTCATAAATTCACTTTCACTTGTCTTGATACTTCTGGTTGCCATACCAATCGGCGTTTCATCTGCAACGCACCAGTATTCTTTGTATGACAGGTTCACAACGGTCTTTGTATTTTTAGGTTTTGCAATACCAACATTCTGGCTTGCCCTTTTGCTTATGATTTTATTCGGCGTGAATCTTGGCTGGCTTCCAATATCAGGCATAAAGTCTTTGGATTATGAGA encodes:
- a CDS encoding ABC transporter permease codes for the protein MLTYLFKRLLEMIPTLIGITLLSFFIIHLAPGKPTDIMADLNPKITPEARERLEKYYGLDKPVIVQYGIWLKRLVKLDFGESFSADKRPVWDKIKERLPITILINSLSLVLILLVAIPIGVSSATHQYSLYDRFTTVFVFLGFAIPTFWLALLLMILFGVNLGWLPISGIKSLDYESLSFISKIWDRVSHLILPIFLEAFGGLAGLSRYMRSNMLEVIRQDYITTARAKGLPESKVIYKHALRNALLPIITILGLSVPGLIGGSVIFETIFSIPGMGQLFYTGVITRDYPLIMGILTIGAILTLAGNLLADIGYALADPRIRTR